The Uruburuella testudinis genome window below encodes:
- a CDS encoding YggS family pyridoxal phosphate-dependent enzyme has protein sequence MANLQQNYRNVLAEIAAAEAAASRPAGSVRLVAVGKTFPAADIRAVYCEGQRDFGENYIQEWYAKTDELADCPDIVWHIIGQIQSNKTRPVAERAHWVHTIDRLKTAQRLSSQRPEHMPALQVCIEVNIAAEAAKHGVKPEEAVALACEVAKLPRLKVRGLMCVAAAAADDAGLQAQFKQMQALLTQLQAAGVAADVLSMGMTADMALAVVCGATHVRIGSAIFGQRDNV, from the coding sequence ATGGCAAACTTGCAACAAAACTACCGTAATGTGCTGGCTGAAATTGCTGCCGCCGAAGCTGCTGCTTCGCGCCCCGCGGGCAGTGTTCGGCTGGTGGCGGTGGGCAAAACCTTTCCTGCCGCTGATATTCGCGCCGTATATTGTGAGGGTCAGCGCGATTTCGGTGAAAACTATATTCAGGAATGGTATGCCAAAACCGATGAGCTGGCTGACTGCCCGGATATTGTCTGGCACATTATCGGCCAAATTCAATCGAATAAAACCCGCCCGGTGGCCGAACGCGCACATTGGGTGCACACCATCGACCGCTTGAAAACAGCGCAGCGCTTGAGCAGCCAGCGCCCTGAGCATATGCCGGCATTACAGGTGTGTATTGAAGTGAATATTGCTGCCGAAGCGGCCAAGCACGGGGTGAAGCCGGAAGAAGCTGTGGCGCTGGCCTGCGAAGTGGCGAAGTTGCCGCGGTTGAAGGTGCGCGGCCTGATGTGTGTGGCCGCAGCCGCGGCGGACGACGCGGGCTTGCAGGCGCAGTTTAAGCAGATGCAGGCGCTGTTGACCCAATTGCAGGCGGCGGGTGTGGCTGCTGATGTGTTGTCGATGGGCATGACGGCGGATATGGCGCTGGCTGTGGTATGCGGTGCCACACATGTGCGTATCGGCAGTGCTATTTTCGGCCAGCGCGATAATGTTTGA
- a CDS encoding type IV pilus twitching motility protein PilT: MQITDLLAFGVKNKASDLHLSAGMPPMIRVHGDIRRINLPEMSSEEVGHMITSVMNDHQRKLYQQNMETDFSFELPNVARFRVNAFMSNRGPAAVFRTVPSTVLTLDDLKAPRIFQKIAENPRGLVLVTGPTGSGKSTTLAAMLNYINETQPAHILTIEDPIEFVHESKKALINQRELHEHTHSFAAALRSALREDPDVILIGEMRDPETISLALTAAETGHLVFGTLHTTGAAKTVDRIVDVFPAGEKEMVRSMLSESLRAVISQTLLKTRNGEGRVAAHEILISTPAVRNLIRENKIAQIASALQTGQAHGMQTLDQSLQALLRQGIISAEVARSKAQNLDAVM, encoded by the coding sequence ATGCAAATTACCGATTTACTCGCATTCGGTGTGAAAAACAAAGCCTCCGACCTCCACCTCAGTGCCGGCATGCCGCCGATGATCCGCGTACACGGCGACATCCGCCGCATCAACCTGCCCGAAATGAGCAGCGAAGAAGTCGGCCACATGATTACTTCGGTGATGAACGACCACCAGCGCAAACTCTACCAGCAAAACATGGAAACCGATTTTTCATTCGAGCTGCCCAATGTGGCCCGTTTCCGCGTGAATGCCTTTATGTCCAACCGCGGCCCCGCAGCCGTATTCCGCACCGTGCCCAGCACCGTGCTCACCCTCGATGATTTGAAAGCCCCGCGCATTTTTCAAAAAATTGCTGAAAATCCGCGCGGGCTGGTATTGGTAACCGGCCCCACCGGCTCAGGCAAATCCACCACGCTGGCGGCCATGCTCAACTATATCAACGAAACCCAACCCGCACACATCCTCACCATCGAAGACCCGATTGAATTTGTGCACGAAAGCAAAAAAGCACTCATCAACCAGCGCGAGCTGCACGAACACACCCACAGTTTTGCCGCCGCCCTGCGCTCTGCGCTGCGTGAAGACCCGGACGTGATTTTAATCGGCGAGATGCGCGATCCCGAAACCATCAGCCTGGCGCTGACCGCAGCCGAAACCGGCCACCTCGTATTCGGCACCTTGCATACCACCGGCGCTGCCAAAACGGTAGACCGGATTGTCGATGTTTTTCCCGCCGGCGAAAAAGAAATGGTGCGCTCGATGCTTTCCGAGAGCCTGCGTGCCGTCATCTCACAAACCCTGCTGAAAACCCGCAACGGCGAAGGCCGCGTGGCCGCACATGAAATCCTGATTTCCACCCCCGCCGTGCGCAACCTGATTCGCGAAAACAAAATCGCCCAAATTGCTTCGGCACTGCAAACCGGCCAAGCACACGGCATGCAGACGCTCGACCAATCGCTGCAAGCCTTATTGCGCCAAGGCATCATCAGCGCCGAAGTTGCCCGCAGCAAAGCGCAAAACCTCGATGCCGTTATGTAA
- a CDS encoding PilT/PilU family type 4a pilus ATPase, producing MSEPDRLHNLLSEMVQAYSQKNQPPHIPTPAEIGSHLHPLLDRMCADAEQRGASDIFISAGFPPAMKINGVLTPMPHKALSSQDTAAIAESTMNQEQLEAFTRDLDLNYAVQSRSNTRYRVNAYHEQGRAGLVLRRINQEIPSVDDLGLPPQLKELALKPRGLLILAGPTGSGKSTSMAAMLNHRNHKLPGHIITIEDPIEYLYKPRRCIITQREIGIDTPDWKLAVQNAMRQAPDVVCIGEVRNENSMEYALQLAQTGHLCIFTLHANNAAQAIERIINFYQEDRRQQVLMDLALNLVGIIGQRLAIKKAGGRTAIIDLLLNTPAVQDLIFKGELMGIKETMTRSGNDGMQTFDQHLFDLYIRDQISHDEALRQADSANDLRLRIQLHEEGGRPERLYDRISDLNLM from the coding sequence ATGAGTGAACCCGACCGACTGCACAACCTGCTCAGCGAAATGGTGCAGGCATATTCGCAAAAAAACCAGCCCCCGCACATCCCTACTCCCGCCGAAATCGGCAGCCACCTGCATCCGCTGCTCGACCGCATGTGTGCCGATGCCGAACAGCGCGGCGCCTCTGATATTTTCATCAGCGCCGGTTTTCCGCCGGCCATGAAAATCAACGGCGTGCTCACGCCCATGCCGCACAAAGCCTTAAGCAGCCAAGACACGGCTGCCATTGCCGAATCCACCATGAATCAGGAACAGCTCGAAGCGTTTACCCGCGATCTGGATTTAAACTACGCCGTGCAATCGCGCAGCAACACCCGCTACCGCGTCAACGCCTACCACGAACAAGGCCGCGCAGGTTTGGTGTTGCGCCGCATCAATCAAGAAATTCCGTCGGTCGACGATTTAGGCCTGCCGCCGCAATTAAAAGAGCTGGCACTCAAACCGCGCGGACTGCTGATTTTGGCCGGCCCCACCGGCTCAGGCAAATCCACCTCGATGGCCGCCATGCTCAACCACCGCAACCACAAACTGCCCGGCCACATCATCACCATCGAAGACCCGATCGAATACCTTTATAAACCACGCCGCTGCATCATTACCCAACGCGAAATCGGCATTGACACGCCCGATTGGAAACTGGCGGTACAAAACGCCATGCGCCAAGCGCCCGATGTGGTGTGCATCGGCGAAGTGCGCAATGAAAACAGCATGGAATACGCACTCCAACTGGCGCAAACCGGCCACCTGTGCATCTTCACCCTGCACGCCAACAACGCCGCCCAAGCCATCGAGCGCATCATCAACTTTTATCAGGAAGACCGCCGCCAACAGGTATTAATGGATTTAGCGCTCAATTTAGTCGGCATCATCGGCCAGCGCCTTGCCATCAAAAAAGCAGGCGGACGCACCGCCATTATCGACCTGCTGCTCAACACCCCTGCCGTGCAGGACTTGATTTTCAAAGGCGAGCTGATGGGCATTAAAGAAACCATGACCCGCTCCGGCAACGACGGCATGCAAACTTTCGACCAGCATTTGTTCGACCTCTACATCCGCGACCAAATCAGCCACGATGAAGCCCTGCGCCAAGCCGATTCCGCCAACGACTTGCGCCTGCGCATCCAGCTGCACGAAGAAGGCGGCCGGCCCGAACGGCTGTATGACCGCATCAGCGATTTAAACCTGATGTAA